A single genomic interval of Arthrobacter methylotrophus harbors:
- a CDS encoding allantoate amidohydrolase has product METVNQLLDSIKDVGRDAMRGGYSRAAYSTPELELRHWFIEQAQQRGLDVETDRNGIIWAWWGKPQDGALVTGSHLDSVPGGGAFDGPLGIASALAAVDILKTRGLDSKNTGPHRSLAITVFPEEEGSRFGVACLGSRLLTGAIAVDKALNLRDVDGNTFADVARGNRLDPRRVGRDPEAIARIGDFVELHVEQGKGLGHGGPAIAVGSSILGHGRWKLSVSGQGNHAGTTLMADRADPMVAAAQIVVAVRDTAARQPDARATVGRLTPVPGGTNVIASRVDLWLDARHPDDAVTAQLISAIYGVAREIAASEGCAVTLTEESYSGTVHFDPGLSRRIGELLPGAPVLATGAGHDAGVLAGHVPSAMLFVRNPSGISHSPEEYVADEDTAAGAIALADVLEGLL; this is encoded by the coding sequence GTGGAAACCGTCAATCAGCTCCTTGACTCAATCAAGGACGTGGGCCGCGATGCAATGCGCGGGGGATACTCCAGGGCTGCCTACTCGACGCCCGAGCTCGAACTCAGGCACTGGTTCATCGAACAAGCCCAACAACGAGGCCTCGACGTCGAGACGGACCGCAACGGCATCATCTGGGCTTGGTGGGGAAAGCCCCAGGACGGCGCGCTGGTCACGGGAAGCCACCTAGATTCGGTGCCCGGGGGAGGGGCTTTTGACGGGCCGCTCGGCATCGCTTCGGCCCTTGCCGCCGTCGACATCCTGAAAACCCGCGGCCTTGACTCGAAGAACACAGGGCCGCACCGATCCCTGGCCATCACGGTTTTCCCGGAAGAGGAAGGATCCCGCTTTGGCGTGGCCTGCCTGGGCTCGCGGCTCCTGACCGGCGCCATCGCCGTCGACAAAGCGCTGAACCTGCGCGACGTCGACGGCAACACTTTCGCTGACGTGGCGCGCGGCAACAGGCTGGATCCGCGCCGCGTAGGCCGGGACCCGGAAGCAATTGCGCGAATCGGTGACTTCGTTGAATTACATGTGGAACAGGGAAAGGGGCTGGGCCACGGTGGCCCGGCCATCGCCGTCGGAAGCTCGATCCTTGGACATGGACGCTGGAAGCTGAGCGTCAGCGGCCAAGGCAACCACGCCGGGACCACTCTCATGGCCGACCGCGCCGACCCCATGGTCGCGGCCGCGCAGATCGTCGTTGCCGTCCGCGACACCGCTGCGAGGCAACCGGATGCGCGGGCTACGGTGGGGCGCTTGACCCCGGTTCCCGGCGGGACCAACGTGATTGCCTCCCGCGTCGATTTGTGGCTCGACGCCCGCCACCCCGACGACGCTGTCACGGCACAACTGATCTCAGCGATCTACGGCGTGGCCCGGGAGATTGCGGCGAGCGAAGGTTGCGCCGTCACCCTCACGGAAGAGTCCTATAGCGGTACCGTGCACTTCGATCCCGGCCTGAGCCGACGCATCGGCGAGCTCCTGCCGGGCGCGCCGGTGCTGGCAACCGGGGCGGGGCACGACGCCGGCGTGCTGGCTGGACATGTCCCCTCGGCGATGCTTTTCGTCCGCAATCCCAGTGGAATCTCGCATTCCCCGGAAGAATACGTGGCAGACGAGGATACAGCGGCTGGGGCCATTGCGCTCGCCGACGTCCTGGAGGGACTCCTGTGA
- a CDS encoding formimidoylglutamate deiminase, giving the protein MSGFWCETALVNADGGSGAGGSGAGGAVVATGVRLEVQGGRISSVSTGVRPETSDQILNGVVFPAAANAHSHAFHRILRGRTHGGRGDFWVWREQMYRSAAELTPEKYEKLATAVFTEMVVSGFSSVAEFHYVHHQPDGTPYPEPHAMELALARAAVAAGIRLTLLDTLYLAGGIGAPLRPEQARFGDADAQAWLDRLASLRAEVAQGFPTEMVGVGAALHSVRGVPEEALKTVARQLPADIPLHIHLSEQTAENEACLQAYGVTPAGLLARHGLLSARLSAVHATHLTPEDIQLLGDAGTTVVMCPSTEADLADGIGPARALSDAGATIALGTDQHAVIDPWVEMRTLEHGERLGSGQRGRFSPQELLHAATLGGGASLATPFATSLEAGAVCDLMAVDPDSVRTAGSEPEQFAFSATASDVTAVVIAGELVASHGVHVRLGAPGRLLTEALKEFS; this is encoded by the coding sequence GTGAGCGGGTTCTGGTGCGAGACGGCGCTGGTAAACGCCGACGGCGGCAGCGGCGCGGGCGGCAGCGGCGCGGGCGGCGCGGTTGTCGCCACCGGTGTCCGGCTGGAAGTACAAGGTGGCCGAATTTCCAGCGTCTCTACCGGCGTCCGGCCTGAAACGAGTGACCAGATATTGAACGGCGTCGTCTTCCCTGCGGCGGCCAACGCCCATTCGCACGCGTTCCACCGGATCCTGCGTGGACGTACGCACGGCGGGCGCGGTGACTTCTGGGTCTGGCGGGAGCAGATGTACCGGAGCGCTGCGGAGTTGACACCGGAGAAGTACGAGAAGCTCGCCACTGCGGTCTTCACGGAAATGGTGGTGTCGGGCTTCAGCAGCGTGGCCGAGTTCCACTACGTCCACCACCAGCCAGATGGGACGCCGTACCCGGAGCCTCACGCTATGGAATTGGCGTTGGCCAGGGCAGCCGTGGCGGCCGGGATCCGGCTGACCTTGCTGGACACCCTGTACCTCGCGGGAGGGATCGGGGCACCGCTCAGGCCGGAACAAGCGCGGTTTGGCGACGCCGACGCCCAAGCCTGGTTGGATCGGCTCGCTTCGCTGCGGGCCGAGGTTGCGCAGGGTTTTCCGACCGAGATGGTTGGCGTGGGGGCCGCCCTGCATTCCGTCCGCGGGGTGCCCGAGGAAGCGCTCAAGACGGTTGCCCGGCAGTTGCCCGCCGACATACCGCTTCACATTCACCTCAGCGAACAAACGGCGGAGAACGAGGCTTGCCTGCAGGCCTATGGGGTCACCCCGGCGGGACTCCTGGCCCGGCACGGACTGCTGTCCGCGCGACTCTCCGCCGTCCACGCCACCCACCTGACGCCGGAGGACATCCAACTCCTCGGGGATGCCGGAACCACTGTAGTGATGTGTCCAAGCACCGAAGCCGACCTCGCCGACGGGATCGGTCCAGCCCGTGCGTTGTCGGACGCCGGGGCGACCATCGCCCTGGGCACGGACCAACACGCGGTGATCGATCCGTGGGTGGAAATGCGCACCTTGGAGCACGGAGAACGCCTCGGTTCGGGTCAACGGGGCAGGTTCTCACCGCAGGAACTCCTCCACGCGGCCACGCTCGGCGGCGGGGCTTCCCTGGCTACGCCCTTCGCGACGTCATTGGAGGCCGGTGCGGTGTGCGATCTCATGGCCGTGGACCCGGATTCCGTCCGGACCGCTGGTTCCGAACCCGAGCAGTTCGCGTTCAGCGCGACGGCGAGCGACGTCACCGCCGTCGTTATTGCCGGTGAACTGGTGGCTTCACACGGAGTCCATGTGCGCCTCGGCGCTCCGGGCCGACTGCTCACGGAGGCGTTGAAGGAGTTCTCCTGA
- a CDS encoding carbohydrate ABC transporter permease, producing the protein MAFITIAPPAQPGSADAPLSGPRKVSRPTTAPAAERGPMRSPSLRLGSVRPGSLRTVPSHILLIALALVSIFPIYWMFVTAFRPPSDALSTNPLPGPLSLENFQYVLKTIPIAGMLANTFGMALTLAVSQLLVAILASYGFARWDFVGKKALYLLFVGSWLVPFQVTMIPNYLLVSQMGLLNTITGVVIPQLCSAFAVMMLRQHLEAFPKDLLDASQMDGRSSWRTLWEVVVPNLRPALAALGIMLFISAWNEYLWPSLIMQKSDALIQVGIRGFLGAEGNNWGAIMAASSLACLPIFLIYIFLQRYVVDAFVRSGLK; encoded by the coding sequence ATGGCCTTCATCACCATCGCCCCGCCGGCCCAGCCTGGTTCCGCTGATGCTCCCCTTTCAGGACCGAGGAAGGTTTCCCGGCCGACGACGGCGCCTGCCGCCGAGCGCGGACCCATGCGGTCTCCGTCGTTGAGGCTCGGGTCTGTGCGGCCGGGGTCATTGCGAACCGTGCCCAGCCACATTTTGCTGATCGCCCTCGCGCTTGTCTCGATCTTCCCCATTTACTGGATGTTCGTCACGGCCTTCCGGCCGCCGTCGGACGCCTTGTCCACCAACCCGTTGCCGGGACCGCTGAGTCTTGAGAATTTCCAGTACGTCCTGAAGACCATTCCCATCGCGGGCATGCTGGCGAATACCTTCGGCATGGCGCTGACGTTGGCGGTGTCCCAATTGCTCGTGGCCATCCTGGCTTCCTACGGTTTCGCGCGTTGGGACTTTGTCGGAAAGAAGGCCTTGTACCTGTTGTTTGTGGGGTCTTGGCTGGTGCCTTTCCAAGTCACGATGATTCCCAACTACTTGCTGGTGTCCCAGATGGGCCTTCTCAACACCATCACCGGCGTCGTCATCCCGCAACTGTGTTCGGCCTTCGCCGTGATGATGCTGCGCCAGCACCTCGAGGCCTTCCCGAAGGACCTCCTGGATGCGAGCCAGATGGATGGAAGGTCGTCATGGAGGACGCTGTGGGAAGTGGTGGTTCCGAACCTCCGCCCGGCACTGGCGGCCCTAGGGATCATGCTGTTCATCAGCGCCTGGAACGAATACTTGTGGCCTTCGCTGATCATGCAGAAGTCCGATGCGCTCATACAGGTTGGCATCCGGGGCTTCCTGGGCGCCGAAGGCAACAACTGGGGCGCCATCATGGCGGCGTCCTCACTCGCATGCCTGCCGATATTCCTGATCTATATCTTCCTGCAGCGATACGTGGTGGATGCGTTTGTCCGCTCGGGGTTGAAGTAG
- a CDS encoding sugar ABC transporter permease → MFIETAGPATGIAPAGPAGLPANRRPKRRALSPYLYILPAVVLLLVWTYWPLGQTVNLSFTDWNLIPTKPKQYVDVQKYAKVLSLPELHQALINTGLYILAFLGISVALPLVFALLSRKVQGKARTAYQALIFVPFLITPVASSAIWRWLFAPEGGTIPAIAAALGAPMGNIFRDPDSSMTAVIVIVGWQMLGFGVLVVSAGLAGISPDYAAAASIDGASGRQITWRIIIPLLSPSLVFLSLMTILLSAQWTYPIIDLATQGGPGNSSTNIYYLLYQFGFRNFDAGLSSAAGTLFFLGFGLIALVFVELSERLSFYDN, encoded by the coding sequence ATGTTCATCGAGACCGCCGGGCCGGCAACGGGCATCGCCCCTGCCGGCCCGGCGGGGCTCCCGGCCAACCGGCGCCCCAAGCGCCGCGCCCTGAGCCCCTACCTCTACATCCTGCCCGCGGTGGTCCTGCTTCTCGTCTGGACGTACTGGCCGCTGGGACAGACCGTCAACCTGTCCTTCACCGACTGGAACCTGATCCCCACCAAGCCCAAGCAATACGTTGACGTTCAGAAATACGCGAAGGTCCTCAGCCTGCCCGAACTGCACCAAGCGCTCATCAACACCGGCTTGTACATCCTGGCGTTCCTGGGTATTTCCGTTGCGCTGCCGCTCGTGTTCGCGCTCCTCTCACGCAAGGTCCAGGGCAAGGCCCGCACCGCGTACCAGGCTCTGATCTTCGTACCGTTCCTCATCACCCCCGTGGCCAGCAGCGCGATCTGGCGGTGGCTTTTCGCTCCCGAAGGCGGAACGATTCCCGCGATCGCCGCCGCCCTTGGCGCACCGATGGGCAATATATTCCGCGATCCCGACAGTTCAATGACCGCGGTGATCGTGATTGTCGGCTGGCAGATGCTCGGCTTCGGCGTGCTGGTGGTTTCAGCCGGGCTGGCGGGCATCAGCCCCGACTACGCTGCTGCGGCATCGATCGACGGTGCCAGCGGCAGGCAGATCACGTGGCGGATCATCATCCCGTTGCTTTCGCCGAGCCTGGTGTTCCTCTCGCTCATGACCATCCTGCTGTCCGCACAGTGGACATATCCCATCATCGACCTCGCGACGCAGGGCGGTCCGGGCAACTCGTCCACCAACATCTACTACCTGCTGTACCAGTTCGGCTTCAGGAACTTCGACGCCGGACTATCCTCCGCCGCGGGCACGCTCTTTTTCCTCGGATTCGGGCTGATCGCCCTGGTCTTCGTGGAACTCTCTGAGCGACTCAGCTTCTACGACAACTAG
- a CDS encoding phosphodiesterase: protein MNTELQHPAPEHFILHISDTHFVADNDLLHGSVDSDENLRQLFRDFVKAQVKPEALVFTGDLADTGRPDAYVRLRNIVEPVAEELGAKIIWVMGNHDARTAFRSGLLDSDAGEESVDMVHDVNGLRIIALDSTVPGLHHGEISDEQLAWLSEVLATPAPHGTLIALHHPPVPSPLSIMAKFELREQSRFEKVIEGTDVRGILAGHLHYSTFSSFGGAPVSVASATCYTQDLNVAPNSMRGQNGAQAFNLIHLYQDKMLSSVVPIGEFSTVYSVTAEQMAAFEKMSLEEATAAMTAPGEESDVEPSIAGETADGELAGSVR from the coding sequence GTGAACACCGAACTCCAGCACCCCGCCCCCGAGCACTTCATCCTTCACATCAGCGACACCCACTTCGTGGCAGATAACGACCTCCTGCACGGCAGCGTGGACAGTGACGAGAACCTCCGCCAGCTCTTCCGCGACTTCGTCAAAGCCCAGGTAAAGCCCGAAGCCCTGGTGTTCACCGGCGACCTCGCCGACACGGGCCGCCCGGACGCGTACGTCCGCCTGCGCAACATCGTGGAGCCGGTGGCCGAGGAGCTCGGCGCCAAGATCATCTGGGTCATGGGCAACCACGACGCGCGCACCGCCTTCCGCTCCGGCCTCCTGGACTCCGACGCCGGTGAGGAATCCGTAGACATGGTCCACGACGTCAACGGCCTGCGCATCATCGCCCTCGACTCCACGGTTCCGGGCCTGCACCACGGCGAAATCTCCGACGAGCAGCTGGCCTGGCTCTCCGAGGTCCTGGCCACCCCGGCACCGCACGGCACCCTCATCGCCCTGCACCACCCGCCGGTCCCCAGCCCGCTGTCCATCATGGCCAAGTTCGAACTCCGTGAACAGAGCCGCTTCGAGAAGGTCATCGAAGGCACCGACGTCCGCGGTATCCTCGCCGGGCACCTGCACTACTCCACCTTCAGCTCCTTCGGAGGCGCTCCCGTGTCGGTCGCTTCGGCCACCTGCTACACGCAGGACCTGAACGTCGCACCGAACTCAATGCGTGGCCAGAACGGGGCCCAGGCGTTCAACCTGATCCACCTGTACCAGGACAAGATGCTCAGCTCCGTGGTGCCGATCGGCGAGTTCTCCACGGTGTACTCCGTCACGGCTGAGCAGATGGCCGCCTTCGAGAAGATGTCCCTCGAAGAGGCGACCGCCGCGATGACCGCTCCCGGCGAGGAGTCCGACGTCGAGCCCTCCATCGCTGGCGAAACCGCCGACGGCGAGCTCGCCGGCAGCGTTCGCTAA
- a CDS encoding tyrosine-protein phosphatase: protein MTTTAEDAVFGTRNRPYPVEGTYNFRSTAGYAAAVRSDAAAARTIREGKLYRSDALHGLTDAGRQQFSELGIRLVIDLRDQTELAKSPSNLDGLAVDTRHNPIFEEGNVPGTAEITTLVDIYRLMIQSHAQRLADAVRLIADSGTDPVLVHCTAGKDRTGVVIALALLAAGVDREQVILDYIASEDNLRGEWSAAMMAAASSHPGLAGIGEELREIISASPATVLEATLDLVDEMFGSAAGLLQAHDFSDADLERLRDVLTIRSTR, encoded by the coding sequence GTGACAACCACTGCCGAGGACGCAGTCTTCGGAACCCGCAACCGCCCGTACCCCGTGGAGGGCACCTACAACTTCCGGAGCACGGCGGGCTATGCCGCCGCCGTACGCAGCGATGCGGCCGCCGCACGGACCATCCGCGAAGGAAAGCTGTATCGCTCGGACGCTCTGCACGGACTGACCGACGCCGGACGCCAGCAGTTCTCCGAGCTCGGCATCCGTCTGGTCATCGACCTGCGCGACCAAACAGAGCTGGCGAAGTCGCCCAGCAACCTCGACGGACTCGCCGTCGACACGAGGCACAACCCGATTTTCGAAGAAGGCAACGTCCCCGGTACCGCGGAGATCACCACCCTGGTGGACATCTACCGGCTCATGATCCAGAGCCACGCACAGCGCCTCGCCGACGCCGTTCGCCTCATTGCCGACTCCGGAACGGACCCTGTACTCGTGCACTGCACCGCGGGCAAGGACCGTACCGGCGTCGTGATTGCCCTGGCCCTCCTGGCCGCGGGTGTGGACCGCGAGCAGGTGATCCTCGATTACATAGCCAGCGAGGACAACCTCCGCGGCGAGTGGAGCGCGGCCATGATGGCCGCCGCGTCCAGCCACCCGGGCCTTGCCGGCATCGGCGAGGAACTCCGGGAAATCATCTCCGCGAGCCCCGCCACCGTTCTGGAGGCCACGCTGGATCTCGTCGACGAAATGTTCGGCAGCGCCGCCGGCCTGCTCCAGGCACACGATTTCAGCGACGCCGACCTCGAGCGGCTCAGGGACGTCCTGACCATCCGCTCCACCCGCTAA
- a CDS encoding extracellular solute-binding protein, which produces MRPLRSIALTIAAGTAALALAGCSGTSQASTVSNQVIPELTADQQVNITFESYNLAQAGVWTDTVKGLVADFEKAHPNIHVTAQAPQGGGAVGSNTVSSVQTQLLAGHAPDVAQLTFDSLDFAATQLGAQPISDLVGQKAVDDALGGAHPFHPNAKHLADWNGKTYGIPYVFSTPVLFYNATKLADAGITNPDLSTWDKVEAAAKAVSAKSGKPSLDVSCTSIGGNWCMQGIFKSNGAQVLSDDRKTIGFGSDSAIDTVTKLAQLTKDGVLRNADSSAQSEGLPKGDTAFLLTSSALQGSLMSAATKGGWELKAAGMPAFGSKPAVPTNSGSALFVLSQDPAKQRAGWELIKFMTSDHAYEQISTKIGYLPLRTSLTAPGGSLYDWAQKNPLLAPNLAQLDRLQPWVSYPGNSYVQIDDILGKAVENVVYYGKDAKTTMADAQKRAQDLIP; this is translated from the coding sequence GTGCGCCCTCTCCGTTCAATTGCACTGACCATCGCCGCTGGCACCGCCGCATTGGCCCTTGCTGGCTGTTCCGGCACCTCGCAGGCCAGCACTGTGAGCAACCAGGTCATCCCGGAACTCACGGCAGACCAGCAAGTCAACATCACCTTCGAGAGCTACAACCTGGCCCAAGCCGGCGTCTGGACCGACACCGTCAAAGGCCTGGTAGCCGACTTCGAAAAGGCCCACCCGAACATCCACGTCACTGCACAGGCACCGCAGGGCGGCGGCGCCGTCGGATCCAACACGGTCAGCAGCGTCCAGACGCAGCTCCTTGCCGGACACGCACCCGACGTCGCGCAGTTGACTTTCGATTCCCTCGACTTCGCCGCAACCCAGCTCGGCGCCCAGCCGATCAGCGACCTCGTCGGCCAGAAAGCCGTCGACGACGCCCTCGGCGGCGCCCACCCCTTCCACCCCAACGCGAAGCACCTGGCCGACTGGAACGGCAAGACTTACGGCATTCCCTACGTCTTCTCCACCCCAGTCCTCTTCTACAACGCCACCAAGCTCGCCGACGCCGGCATCACCAACCCGGACCTCTCCACCTGGGACAAGGTGGAGGCAGCCGCGAAGGCCGTTTCCGCGAAGTCCGGAAAGCCCTCCCTGGATGTCTCGTGCACGAGCATCGGCGGCAACTGGTGCATGCAGGGCATCTTCAAGTCGAACGGTGCCCAGGTCCTCTCCGATGACCGCAAGACGATCGGCTTCGGCTCGGACTCGGCTATCGACACCGTTACCAAGCTCGCACAACTGACAAAGGACGGCGTCCTGCGCAATGCCGACAGCAGCGCCCAGTCCGAAGGCCTCCCGAAGGGCGACACCGCCTTCCTCCTCACTTCCTCGGCGCTGCAGGGCTCATTAATGTCAGCTGCCACCAAGGGTGGCTGGGAACTCAAGGCGGCCGGAATGCCCGCGTTCGGGTCCAAGCCAGCTGTCCCCACCAACTCGGGCTCGGCTTTGTTCGTCCTCTCGCAGGATCCCGCGAAGCAGCGCGCCGGCTGGGAATTGATCAAGTTCATGACCAGCGACCACGCCTACGAGCAGATCTCCACCAAGATCGGCTACCTGCCACTGCGCACCTCGCTGACCGCTCCGGGCGGATCCCTCTACGACTGGGCCCAGAAGAACCCGCTCCTGGCGCCGAACCTCGCCCAGCTTGACCGCCTCCAGCCGTGGGTTTCCTACCCGGGAAACAGCTACGTGCAGATCGACGACATCCTCGGCAAAGCCGTGGAGAACGTCGTCTACTACGGCAAGGACGCAAAAACCACTATGGCCGACGCCCAGAAGCGCGCCCAGGACCTGATCCCCTAA